One window from the genome of Trabulsiella odontotermitis encodes:
- the sspA gene encoding stringent starvation protein SspA — MAVAANKRSVMTLFSGPTDIYSHQVRIVLAEKGVSFEIEHVEKDNPPQDLIDLNPNQSVPTLVDRELTLWESRIIMEYLDERFPHPPLMPVYPVARGESRLYMHRIEKDWYSLMNIITTGSASQADAARKQLREELQAIAPVFTQKPYFLSDEFSLVDCYLAPLLWRLPVLGIELVGAGSKELKGYMTRVFERDSFLASLTEAEREMRLGRG, encoded by the coding sequence ATGGCTGTCGCTGCCAACAAACGTTCGGTAATGACGCTGTTTTCTGGTCCTACTGACATCTATAGCCATCAGGTCCGCATTGTGCTGGCCGAAAAAGGTGTCAGTTTTGAGATAGAACACGTGGAGAAGGATAACCCGCCTCAGGATCTGATTGACCTCAACCCGAATCAGAGCGTCCCGACGCTGGTGGATCGTGAGCTCACTCTGTGGGAATCCCGCATCATTATGGAATATCTGGATGAGCGTTTCCCGCATCCGCCCCTGATGCCGGTCTATCCGGTGGCGCGTGGTGAAAGCCGCCTGTATATGCATCGTATCGAAAAAGACTGGTATTCGTTGATGAACATCATCACCACCGGTTCTGCCTCTCAGGCTGATGCTGCCCGTAAACAACTGCGCGAAGAATTACAGGCGATTGCGCCGGTATTTACCCAGAAACCGTATTTCCTGAGCGATGAGTTCAGTCTGGTCGATTGCTACCTGGCACCGCTGCTGTGGCGTTTACCGGTACTCGGCATTGAACTGGTCGGCGCCGGTTCGAAAGAGCTAAAAGGGTACATGACGCGCGTCTTTGAGCGTGATTCCTTCCT